One part of the Clostridium thermosuccinogenes genome encodes these proteins:
- a CDS encoding MurR/RpiR family transcriptional regulator — MAAIDNVLLKLREIKESLTPAERKVAEYVLAFPEDVPRYSVSKLAMKSKTSDASVVRLCKTLGFEGYRQFVVSISAEIASRAQDSGKEYTDIQPGDDLDTIIKNISLNNCRSIEDTLMVIERDSVEKAVELLRKAHRIMFYGIGASGLVCQDAQQKFMRINKICHAYTDGHSQLTSASMLTSDDVAVMISNTGTTVEIVDTLNTVKETDASVISITRYGKNILSANADVALFFTSPEITIRSGAMGSRIAMLTIIDILFAGVASMEYKNIKKYLDKTHNVLLDKHVK, encoded by the coding sequence ATGGCCGCAATAGACAATGTACTGCTGAAGCTGCGAGAAATCAAAGAAAGCCTTACTCCTGCGGAAAGAAAGGTGGCGGAGTATGTACTGGCTTTTCCGGAGGACGTTCCTCGCTATTCAGTCAGCAAGCTGGCTATGAAAAGCAAAACCAGTGATGCTTCCGTGGTGCGCCTATGCAAAACCTTGGGCTTTGAAGGTTACAGGCAATTTGTGGTGAGCATATCTGCCGAGATTGCCTCCAGAGCGCAGGACAGCGGAAAAGAGTATACCGATATTCAGCCCGGGGATGATCTTGATACGATTATTAAGAACATTTCATTGAATAATTGCAGATCTATAGAAGATACTCTGATGGTTATAGAAAGAGATTCTGTAGAGAAAGCAGTGGAGCTTCTCAGAAAGGCGCATAGAATTATGTTTTACGGCATAGGTGCTTCGGGGCTTGTATGCCAGGATGCACAGCAGAAGTTCATGAGGATCAACAAAATATGCCATGCATATACCGACGGACATTCCCAGTTGACTTCAGCGAGCATGCTTACCAGTGATGATGTAGCTGTGATGATATCCAACACAGGAACTACAGTTGAAATTGTGGATACACTGAATACGGTTAAGGAAACCGATGCTTCGGTTATTTCAATAACCCGCTATGGAAAGAACATTTTATCTGCCAATGCAGATGTCGCATTGTTTTTTACCTCACCGGAAATTACCATAAGAAGCGGTGCTATGGGTTCAAGAATTGCAATGCTCACCATAATTGACATTCTTTTCGCCGGGGTTGCCAGCATGGAGTATAAGAACATTAAAAAGTATCTGGACAAGACTCACAATGTGCTGCTGGATAAACATGTGAAATAA
- a CDS encoding 50S ribosomal protein L25, with product MITSLKAMERTDCAKRIRKQGYVPCSIYGPGVERNIDIQIEEKELNRFLKDHFIGSKTKVKINDSELSCVIKNIERDPIIKNPIHIEFYASSEDRLVKVKVPLKFKGKEYLLKNNLVLNINRNEIVIQGILKDLPEYIEVDVSLMKEGSTLVMGDIVLPEGIKLLSRQNEVVVQVAQAVHESEAEIAG from the coding sequence ATGATTACTTCGCTAAAAGCTATGGAAAGGACGGATTGCGCAAAAAGAATCAGAAAACAGGGTTATGTTCCCTGCAGCATCTATGGACCAGGAGTTGAACGCAATATCGATATCCAGATCGAAGAGAAGGAACTGAACAGGTTCTTGAAAGACCATTTCATAGGTTCCAAAACCAAGGTGAAAATTAATGACAGCGAGCTGTCCTGTGTCATAAAGAACATAGAGAGGGATCCGATAATTAAAAATCCTATTCATATTGAGTTTTATGCTTCTTCCGAGGACAGGCTTGTGAAAGTAAAAGTGCCTCTTAAGTTTAAAGGAAAGGAGTATCTCTTGAAAAATAACCTGGTTTTAAATATCAACAGGAATGAAATAGTGATCCAGGGTATATTGAAAGATTTGCCCGAATATATAGAGGTGGATGTTTCATTAATGAAAGAAGGTAGTACTCTCGTAATGGGAGACATTGTCCTGCCCGAAGGCATAAAGCTCCTGTCCAGACAGAATGAAGTAGTGGTTCAGGTTGCACAGGCTGTCCATGAATCGGAAGCTGAAATTGCCGGTTAA
- a CDS encoding YmaF family protein, which produces MASVYITLLCTEVLFMHSHSFSGYTSYNNGHRHYYMGMTSISPDVPGHIHYMAGYTSFDDGHTHAYRSATGPAIYIGSMHYHGYRGTTGIADRHTHNYDGRTSSYYGMH; this is translated from the coding sequence ATTGCATCTGTTTACATAACATTATTATGTACGGAGGTGTTATTTATGCATTCACATTCCTTTTCAGGTTATACTTCATATAATAATGGCCATAGGCATTATTATATGGGAATGACAAGCATCAGTCCTGATGTTCCGGGACATATTCATTATATGGCCGGATATACCTCTTTTGATGACGGCCACACTCATGCCTACCGGTCTGCCACCGGACCGGCCATATATATTGGCAGCATGCACTACCATGGGTACAGAGGAACGACCGGGATAGCAGATCGGCACACCCATAACTATGATGGAAGAACATCATCTTACTATGGAATGCACTAG
- a CDS encoding 50S ribosomal protein L25, whose product MITLLKAMERKECAKKVRKQGYVPCSIYGPGVEHNLEIQIEEKEVNKFLKSHSIGSKTKVKINDSELPCVIKSIDRDSINKRPIHIEFYASSEDKLVKVKVPLKFKGKELLLKNNLVLNINRNEVEIQGILKDLPEFIEVDVSSMEDGSTIAMGDIALPEGIRLLSRKDEIVVQAAVAAHESEDEIA is encoded by the coding sequence ATGATTACTTTGTTAAAAGCTATGGAAAGGAAGGAATGCGCAAAAAAGGTCAGAAAGCAAGGTTACGTTCCTTGCAGTATTTATGGACCAGGAGTTGAACACAATCTTGAAATTCAAATCGAAGAGAAGGAAGTGAACAAGTTCCTGAAAAGCCATTCCATAGGCTCCAAAACCAAGGTGAAAATTAATGACAGCGAGCTGCCCTGCGTCATAAAGAGCATAGACCGGGATTCGATAAACAAAAGGCCTATTCATATTGAATTTTATGCTTCCTCCGAAGACAAGCTTGTAAAAGTAAAAGTGCCTCTTAAGTTTAAAGGAAAGGAACTGCTCTTGAAAAATAACCTGGTTTTGAACATCAACAGGAATGAAGTAGAGATCCAGGGTATATTGAAAGATCTGCCTGAATTTATAGAGGTAGATGTTTCGTCGATGGAAGACGGCAGCACAATTGCAATGGGGGATATTGCTCTGCCGGAAGGCATCAGGCTCCTGTCCAGGAAGGATGAAATAGTGGTTCAGGCTGCTGTGGCTGCCCATGAATCGGAGGATGAAATTGCCTGA